CTTGAGACTTTTAGTAGTctgcataatttagagcagcgtGATGCACGCTCTGATACTTGCCTGCATGCAGCTGGTCTAGTATCAGGAGTGAAAAGGCCACTTTTGTACGCCTCTATCACATTCTGAGCTGTGCTGTGTTCTCCTTGGCTGTAGCCCAGAACCCTACTGGAGTAAAATTTTGCAAATAAACTATTGAATGAGGTGTGATGGCTTAAGAAATAACTCTGTGCTCTCTGGGGAGAGACTGTTCAAGCATCCCTTCAACCTTTGCCACCGAAGGGCAGGAAGTAAAAAGCACTGTTAACAGCCCAAAGTGATGTGGTAATAAGACTAATCCCATGAAGTGGATGTTAAcccctttgtttttgtttttcatataAATGGGCATTTGGCAAATAACCAGTGATTTGCCCAGGATCACAAAGGGGGTTGGTGTCCGAGCTGGAATTAGAATGTAGCAGTTCTTGGCTCCTGGCCCTGTGCTCAGTCCATAAGGACCCACTGACCTTTGGAGGAATTCAGGAGCTTCTTTTTCATCTGTATAACTTGACTTGCTTTGTGGGACAAGATAGTAACCCTTTGGCATTAGATTGTTGTTAATGCTTCCATACAGCATCTTTTGGCTCTGTACAAGACTACAAACATCCTGGTGACAGTGTAGTGCTGAGCATGTTGTGTACATATGAGAGCCAACCAATGCTATTTGTGAAGCTGGCATCAAGTTGAGTTGATTGGTGACCTACTGCAGGAAGCCGGTTCACTTGGAAGGGTCCGAGAGTGTCTTTGGGGAGAACAAAGAGCACTAGTCTGCCTATTGGGGAAATATTTGCTCTAGGAGCATGCAGGGCTTTTAATGGAATTGTGAGACAACGcatttagaatgtatttttttGAATTTACAGTACAATGCACTAAAGGTTCCTGAGCCTGTggacacacaaacaaacaagataaatgcccaggaacaggaagctgtaaGTATTTAAAAACTCTTCCCTGCCACATGGTTTCTCTTTGATCTTTGTAGAGGTATAGAATAATTCTGACTtggggtacgtccatactacccgcccgggtcggcaggtagcaatcgacttctcggagttggtgaacgcgctcccgtcgactccggaactccaccaccacaaacggcggtggcggagtcgacgggggagcacggacttcgatcccgtgccatggggacgggtaagtacttcgaactaaggtacttcgagttcagctacgcaaatagcgtaccTTATTTcgaacccccccctccccagtgtagaccaggccttggagtcTGCTGGTGGGTAATTGTGCTGAAGTGCAGGAGGTGCAAGTCTGGGTTTGTGCATGTAGGCAGCTTTTGAGCAAGAATAGTTCTCTCTACCTATACAGGACCACACTTGGGGATTTAGAGTCCGGGACTGGATTGCAGTTCTGCTTGTTCTTCTGGTGTAATAAACTTGAAATTAGTGTAAAACAAAGGCAACCGAACTCTGATCAACTGAGGAGCATATTGGCATCTTGTCAGCAGGCCAGAGGATGCACCTAATTTGCATAAAATAGGCCTGACTCCTTTTTAATGTGGAGTTGGCGTTCTTGGAGACTGCAGGGGTCAAGATGGAGCATTGCATAGTGGGACTTCTATTCTATGGGTTCCTCCTCTGTGTGAAAGAGGAGGGTGGGTGTAACAAACTCCATGGGTTGTGCTCAGGTCATTGATGTTGTCTTTAGCCAGAGAATTTATCAGCCTCAAGAGCTCCTTGTGGCTTCCTGTTACAGAATGTGTCTGCCTAAAAACTTCTAGATCACTAAAGTCTTGTAAATCCGCTGTTCCAAACAAGTTTGAACAAAGCGGCTTACATGACATTTTTGTAACACTTAGCCGCAGAGGCTGAAGCCTATGGCTTAGGGAGTTTACCTGACTTCAGACGCTCCCTTCAAAAAAAGAGTTGAATCCACTTCCTAACTGATCAGTGCAGCAGGGAATGGTAACTTCAAACCTCTCTCCATCTTTCCAGGCTTTGGGGGCAAAATCACTTAGTAGGTGTTACAAGTAACACCTAAGATAACTAACTTCTTTCTGTTGTAGTAAAAAAACCATCTATTCAGTTTCTTTTCTGCTTTTGAAAGCACTTTGGGGAAATGATTAAACTGACTACGCACTTAATCAATTTCCCTTTTGTATCTCACATAGCAACAGGGGAGAGAGAACTTGTATTAGAAAACAGTTATTGTAAACCCACAAAAGTTGTAAGGAGACTCAGGGGTAGGAATAGGGCTTGAAATTACTTTACCTGTTTTTATTTAAAGCAGATGCTATTTTAAGGTCAGTGCCTCTTTAATGAAGAGGTAAGATGAGAATAGTGACTCCCTCTAAAGTGAAATAGGATGAGAGTCATAGCTTCACTACAGGAAACAATCTAGGATTCATGTGCTCACCAAATCCTTTGTTCTCTTGCAGGCTAAGAGTGCTGCTGAATATGTGCAGGCCTCTAAATCCCGTATTGTCCAGTATGAGAAACAGGTAGGGTTGATGGGGTCTACCCTGTGAATTTCATGTTTAAGGCAGCTTGGTACAAAACCTTGTTTTAATTTCTATTTGTACATCTAGTTTAGTTTGAATTCTTGCTTACAACTGACTTCAACATTTTCTTGTCTCTCCTCCCACTTCAAGCTTGAGAAGTTCAGAACCATGATTCCATTTGATCAGATGACGTTTGAGGACTTGAGTGAGGTCTTCCCTGAAACCAaactggacaaggagaagtaTCCATATTGGCCACACAAACCCATTGAAGACCTGTAAATCTGTCTGAAAGCAGTTTCTGGTGACTTGTCAAATTCTCTAGAATCTTTTAAATAAAGTAATTGTACAGGGCTTCAGAAAAGTGTCTTGTCTTGATCTCAAAACTAAAAGATTAAATCCACtaggaggtttgttttttttttaaagtgggtgGTGAATGCTGTGAAATAAGCAGGCAATTGGTATTGGAAGCTCTGCACTCTTTACAGGATGGGGATAGTTCCTGAAGGAGGACAGGATTGAGTCTTCCAAGCAGGATAGCCAAGGTTTAGTGTTTGTAGAATATTCTCCCTGTTCTTGCTGTTCAGGTTAAACCCAAGGTTGTTCGGGTAACTGAGATAACAGTCCAGCCACATAAATGTCCATCCCAATTTAACTTTCAGCCTTTTTCTGTATTATAAGCGCAAGCATCTCTCAGTAGCCTGTCCATGATATGCTCATTGGACCTGGTTAGTGGTAGCCTGGACTCCAATCACAGTTGGAGGAGCCAGTCTCATCCCGTCAACCAGCACTAATCTAGTCCATTGTgctattttatgtttgctttgtcccccccccccccccaagatctCCATGTGTAGTTCAGCACTTTTGAGAGGTACAGCTAAGATGACTTATACATACTCCAATAATTTCCTGTCAGCTGGAACACTAGCTCCATGAATGTATTTTATTCAGGTAACTTATTTGCTGATGGGATGCCCTAGGCGTACACATTGCTTTACAAAGCACATGCAAGAACAAAgctcctgccctgcagagcttGCACTGTTATTCAGACATGCATGCAGTACATGACTTAATTCAAGCATAAGATGCAGGAAAACCTTGTTAGGGAGGAGGTTGAGGCAAGCAAGTATTAGAAAAGGCAACTGGCCCATATTTAACTGCTCCATTGTACAGTGATGATGATGCTAAACAGCAGTGATAAAAGCAAATGACTGCAGAAAAGCACCTTCTCCAGAACTAGCAGAGCTGACTTGCACTCCTGTAGCTCTGCCTGGGTCCCAATTCGCTGCCCCTCTGCATTCATTCTTCCTGGAAGCATGGGGAGTTCTGTATTTCCCTTTCCAAGTGGGTTTGAATCCCTTCTCTCCTCTTGTCCCCTGGCCGTCTCAGTCAGCGAATCTCCTACAATGGGCAGAACAGCAGCCAAATGTAAATATACACTAGGGGAAATTGTGGACAAGAGCAGAGGGCTGCATGATGCTAAACTTGACTTTATTTGCTTGATAGTTTTTTATTAAAACTTCACATTTTTCTATCAGAAAATCTCAGGTACTGTTCTGGCTCAAGGGACTTATGGAGCTGGCCAGAGTTGGTGGACTTTGGGTGGGGCTGCTGAGTTTACAGCTGATCCTACTTAAATAACAAAGGTGCAGCTCTTTTGTATACATATGTTGCCTATATATATTTGATTCTTATAATATATGCATCATCATGACGTTGAGAGGTAGGTGTCTAAACTGTGTGTGACTTTATGATCAAATGTGGCCTGAAACACAATGGACTTGGGTTCTAAGCCTGATAGTATGATTGGTTCCCCACTGACAGAACCCTGCTACTGGTTATGGAGTATCAAATATAGGTAACCAAACACCAACCCTGCTTGTGTAGGAGGCTTCCGGATGTTCTAGCTTGCTTGCGGCATCTCAGCAGTTTCGTAGCCTTGAGTAAAGGGTGTAGGGGTTTCTTCTTCAGCTGCATTAATAGGCAGGTCTCCAATACACCCATAATCATTAGGACAAAGACACCTATGAAAAACATCACTGCAAAAGGAGACGAACAGTATGTGCTTCATAAACTCTCTGCCTTACTTCTAGATCCATAATTCTATCTACTGTGGGCTTCTGCTTAATAGAAGAAATATAGTGCCCCAAGTTCAGAAACTGCTCTGAACAGGGACTTCTAGAATTACAGCTCAACCACAGTGACTAGTGTTCCTCTTCTTACTATCTTTGAACAGGTGACATGTTTGTACTCTGCTCTCTTCCTTACATCCAGTGCATATCTAATATACAGTGACTTTTactcaataaagacaagtacCTATTATGGGTGGGTCATCGGAAGAAGTGGGAAGGATGTCCTTAAGAATCACAGCTAACACAGACTCTCCAATGATGAGTGACAGCTGGAAGCTGATCTTGTCCCCATAAGAGCTGCTGCTGAACAAAATAGCCATATCCAATAAGTAAAGAGCACATGTTGGGAAGATAAGGTTCAAAACGTATAAGATGGGTCGTCTCTTCATGGAGATCTGGAGGGAACAAGACAAACATGAAATAACAGAATGGCCTGGATTAATGTTGGTCTTGATGGGATAAGACTCATGCCTCCAActgtgaagataagaacggccatagtgggtcagaccaaaggtccatctagcccagaatcctgtcttctgacagtggccaatgccaggtgccctggagggaatgaacagaacaggtaatcatcaaacgatccatcccctgtctcagCGTCtggaggttagggacaccatccctgcccattctggctattagcc
The Mauremys reevesii isolate NIE-2019 linkage group 15, ASM1616193v1, whole genome shotgun sequence DNA segment above includes these coding regions:
- the ATP5PD gene encoding ATP synthase subunit d, mitochondrial — protein: MAGRRAALKAIDWMAFAERVPPNQRAMFNALKTRSDTLSAKLTSLPEKPPAIDWVYYKSAVAKAGMVDEFEKKYNALKVPEPVDTQTNKINAQEQEAAKSAAEYVQASKSRIVQYEKQLEKFRTMIPFDQMTFEDLSEVFPETKLDKEKYPYWPHKPIEDL